In Holophagales bacterium, one DNA window encodes the following:
- a CDS encoding response regulator transcription factor, whose translation MKILVVDDDVELRTLVAFALRQAGYLPVEAADGGTAVAAFERERPDLVVLDVNLPGFDGFEVLRRIRAAGSTPVMMLTVRAAEEDQVRGLDLGADDYLAKPFSPRTLLARVRALLRRSGAQERQAPLVHGELALDLELATLSRPGLEPLHLTPLELRFLQLLFSHAGAPVPTERILLHVWGTRGSGDRQLLKQLVHRLRQKLEVGLAVDPAAPRWVQTVAGGGYRLGG comes from the coding sequence ATGAAGATCCTCGTCGTCGACGACGACGTCGAGCTGCGGACGTTGGTGGCCTTCGCCCTGCGGCAGGCGGGGTATCTGCCGGTCGAGGCGGCGGACGGAGGGACGGCGGTGGCGGCCTTCGAACGAGAGCGGCCGGATCTCGTGGTGCTCGACGTCAATCTGCCGGGGTTCGACGGGTTCGAGGTGCTGCGGCGAATTCGCGCCGCCGGCTCGACGCCGGTGATGATGCTGACCGTTCGCGCTGCCGAGGAAGACCAGGTGCGCGGGCTCGACCTGGGCGCCGACGACTACCTCGCCAAGCCGTTCTCGCCGCGCACCCTGCTCGCTCGCGTCCGCGCGCTGCTGCGGCGCTCGGGGGCCCAGGAGCGACAGGCGCCCCTCGTCCACGGCGAGCTGGCGCTCGATCTCGAGCTCGCGACGCTCTCCCGGCCGGGCCTCGAGCCGCTCCACCTGACGCCGCTCGAGCTGCGCTTCCTGCAGTTACTCTTCTCGCACGCGGGTGCCCCGGTGCCGACCGAGCGCATCCTCTTGCACGTGTGGGGCACGCGGGGCAGCGGCGACCGGCAACTGCTCAAGCAGCTCGTCCACCGCCTGCGCCAGAAGCTCGAGGTCGGTCTTGCGGTCGACCCGGCGGCGCCGCGCTGGGTGCAGACGGTCGCCGGCGGCGGCTATCGACTCGGCGGCTAG
- a CDS encoding YhbY family RNA-binding protein, translating to MPPLVLSSAQRKRLRGLAHDLDPTVMIGKQGLTDAVLGEIDQALALRELIKARFVVAREEKKELAAEIESRLGCACAGLVGHIAILYRPHAEEEKRQIDLG from the coding sequence ATGCCCCCTCTCGTCCTTTCGAGCGCGCAGCGCAAGCGACTGCGCGGCCTCGCCCACGACCTCGACCCGACCGTGATGATCGGCAAGCAGGGACTCACCGACGCGGTGCTCGGCGAGATCGACCAGGCGCTCGCGCTGCGCGAGCTGATCAAGGCCCGCTTCGTCGTCGCCCGCGAAGAGAAGAAGGAGCTCGCCGCCGAGATCGAGTCGCGTCTCGGCTGCGCCTGCGCCGGACTCGTCGGCCACATCGCCATCCTCTATCGGCCCCACGCCGAGGAGGAGAAGCGGCAGATCGACCTCGGCTAG